One Primulina tabacum isolate GXHZ01 chromosome 10, ASM2559414v2, whole genome shotgun sequence DNA segment encodes these proteins:
- the LOC142505361 gene encoding uncharacterized protein LOC142505361, producing MAQELDDGEFWLPSEFLTDDDLLMDFQKKEGGDFSCGFGSSFGLHSDLSSPVYSVTGSTETESDEDDFISFLTQKMNYSTLNDSTKGWKVSGSPQSTLCGCKPVASPGSPKSVSQVSSPPHYGIAVSWGLFYEAAEKVARLRMNEAAAACYQPKMTHPPLKPSPLTVSQVNRCQTSGFYPNHKTQEQLSYQKMQTIQFQQLKNEIWGHGQRVNQFQNGGRIGGVEETQGLSEAAWPTLLQAQRQPQQMSSSGMRAVFLAENGAKKERTGTGVFLPRGYGTKSPDTNKKPAGSTVLLPDRVVHALNLNLGSIDASAQAKSRGVLFNADTGFKRKNSTRMAQQGRNLIPQPVVNQEFCLPQEWTY from the exons ATGGCGCAAGAATTGGATGACGGAGAGTTCTGGCTCCCTTCGGAGTTTCTGACTGATGATGACTTGCTGATGGACTTCCAGAAGAAGGAAGGTGGTGATTTTTCTTGTGGGTTCGGGAGCTCGTTTGGCTTACACTCAGATCTGAGCTCCCCCGTGTACTCGGTTACAGGTTCGACCGAAACCGAGAGCGACGAGGATGATTTTATTAGCTTTTTAACTCAGAAGATGAATTATTCTACTCTGAATGACTCAACGAAG GGATGGAAGGTTTCTGGTTCACCACAATCAACTCTGTGTGGGTGTAAACCAGTTGCCAGTCCGGGCAGCCCAAAATCCGTTTCGCAGGTTTCTTCGCCTCCGCATTACGGAATCGCGGTGAGTTGGGGTTTATTCTACGAGGCCGCGGAGAAGGTTGCGAGGCTGCGGATGAATGAAGCGGCGGCGGCGTGTTATCAACCGAAGATGACTCATCCGCCGCTGAAGCCTTCCCCTCTTACCGTTTCCCAAGTCAACCGATGCCAGACCTCCGGATTTTACCCTAATCATAAAACCCAAGAACAGTTATCCTACCAGAAAATGCAAACAATCCag TTTCAGCAGCTGAAAAATGAAATCTGGGGACATGGGCAGAGGGTAAACCAGTTTCAGAATGGAGGGAGAATTGGAGGAGTTGAAGAAACTCAAGGATTATCAGAGGCAGCTTGGCCCACTCTGCTACAGGCTCAACGTCAACCGCAGCAGATGTCCAGTTCAGGGATGAGGGCAGTTTTCCTCGCCGAAAATGGAGCCAAAAAAGAGCGTACAGGCACCGGTGTTTTCTTGCCCAGAGGATATGGAACCAAATCTCCGGATACAAACAAGAAACCAG CAGGTTCCACAGTTTTGCTACCAGATAGAGTGGTCCATGCCTTGAATCTGAATCTTGGCTCCATCGACGCCTCGGCTCAGGCCAAGTCTAGAGGCGTTCTGTTCAATGCAGACACAGGTTTCAAGCGCAAAAATAGCACCAGGATGGCTCAACAGGGGAGAAATCTTATCCCACAGCCGGTCGTGAACCAAGAATTCTGTCTCCCCCAAGAGTGGACTTATTAA